GGTGACGCGCGTGACCCCGGTGGATCCCGTCGCCAACAGCGTCACGGGGTACGTGTGGAGCGTGCTGCCGGCCAACTCGGTGTTCAACTACTACCGCCTGGTGAACGTGCAATGGCCGGCCAACTCCACCGCCACCGCGCCGGGCAGCACCACGCCGCTCACCCGCGGCGACATCACGCCCGCGGCAAACGTGGCCAACACCACGCTCGAGACGTATCTGCAGACCAGCGCCACCGCCAACAACTGCATGTCGTGCCACCAGCAGGCGCCCATCGCGCAGGCGGCGGAGCAGAGCGTGGCCATGGTCGCGGGGCGCCGGCTGCGGACGGTGCGGCTGCTGGCCAGCAGCAAGGAGTACGGGTCCAGCTACAGCTTCATCTTTGCCACGGAGACGCGGCACTGATCCGCGCGCGGCGGTACAACTCCGTCGCGTCGCGTGGGACCGGGCGAAGCAGAGATTGAGGATGGATGGATGAACATCGGGGTGCCGCGCGTCCGCGGCACCCCGTTGCTGATGCTGATCACCCGCGCCGCCGATCCGGCCCGCCCTACGCCGCGCCCGCGGATCCGGGGTGCCCGCCGAAGCGCACCGGCTGCGGGCGGATCTCCGTCCCATGCGAAAGCGGCCCCCTTCACCGGGAAGGGGGCCGCCGTTCATCCCCCGAAAGCTACTCGGGGCAGATCTGCACCGCCGGGTTGCAGGCCGGCGGCGCGGGTTCCACCACCGACACCACGCCGCTGCCCGTGATTCCGCCGATGGTGGCGTAGATGTTCGTCTGCCCGTACCACGCGCCGTACAGCGAGGCGCTGCTGCCGTTGCTGGACGTGATGGAGGCGACGGACGAGTTGCCGCTGGACCACGAGCTCACGGTGCCCGGGATGGCCCAGCCGTACTGGTCCAGCGCCGATGCGGAGGTCGCACCCGCGCTCCCCTGCTCCACCGTCACCGACCACACGTTCACCGAAGTGGCCACGGGCTTGGAACGCTGCACCCATCCCAGCTCGATGTCGGCGTAGATGCTGGAGTTCCCCGACACGTTCAGCCGGCGGGACTGGTCGCGGTCCACCCAGGTAAAGACCCTGGGCCCGTACCATTCATCCGGGTTGGCCCATCCATCCTCTTCCCTGATCCGGAGCTGGATGTACGCGTTGCTGCTGTCCGGCAGAACGGGAAGGAGCAGGCCCGGTCGAAGCCGCCATGCCTGGCGGTACGGAAGGCTGTAGTTCTGGTAGGTCCACTCTCCCAGGTAGCTGCCGTCGGGGCGGTAGAACTTGGCATAGAACGTCAGTTCCAGGTCGGTGCCGGAGTCGTTGGTCTCAAAGAAGGCCTCGTCCAGGTACGTGGAATCACCGAAGTTCAGCGACTCCATCCCGCCGGAAGCCGTCATCCCCGGCACCATCACCGTCTTGTGTCCTTTGGCATCCGTCCAGGTGTACTGCTCGGCGATCTCGCCGTCCGTCGCCGACTGGATGACGGCGCCCGCGCCCGCCGGCTGCGGGTTTCCGCGCCGGCCCCGGGGCTCAGCGGGGTTGATCATCATGACCAGCGCGCTGGACGAGGCGCTGCCCACTCCGGCAACCAGCTGCCCGTCGCTGCCGAAGCCGAAGACGGTGCGGTCCTCCGGGTTTACGCTGGCGGCCACCACCACGCCGGGGGTGCCCCGCCAGGCGCGGCGCTGGGCGCGGCTGGGAACGGAAAAGTCCAGGTCCGGCAGGGCGCGAAGCCGCGCGATGTACACTTCCGGCGTTTCGCCCGCCGCGGCGGCGGCGCCCGCCAGCAGCCCTGCGCCCCGGGGCGAGCCCATCAGTTCCCGAAGGCTCACCTGGTGCACGTCCCACGGCGAGTCGCGCATGGCGTCGCGCACGGCGGCGCGCACCTCTTCGCGCCCCATGGCCACGGCCACGGACCGCGCCACGGTCTTGAGGCTGGCTTCGGCGCCCTGGATGTCTCCGGTGGTCACCGTGCCGGCCTTGGTTGGAACTGCCTGCGGCCCCGTTCCGGGATTGTCGCATGCCGCGGCGGCGGCGACGAGCCCGAGGCCCACCCACGCGCTTGATCGACGATTCATCATCTCAACGCAGAGCTGGAGGGAGATAAGAGCATAGGGGCAGGCGGGAAAGGATGGTTGCCGGCCCCTCCGCTCGGGAGAGTGCCGAACGGTAGGTTTTTTCAGCCAGAGGCGGCAATCGTGAGGGGGCGAACCGGCGGAATCGTGGGGTGAACCGCATTCCCGCCGGCCCGATCCGACTTCGTCTCCAGCGTCTCGCGGCCGGGCTTTGTTGAGCGAATGAATCCGCCACTCAAGAAGCGGTAACCCCCGACACCGGCCGCTGGCGCGTCCGGTTCGGGGCTTCAACCGCATCGGGACGGCGGGAGCAAGCCGTGTCCCGCCGCCGCGCTGAGGTCTCCCTTTCTCCCGCGGAGCGGGGGAGAGGGCCGGGGAGAGGGGCCTCTCCGGCCGCGCATGACTCTCCGGATCGAGCTGAGTTGCCGTTCTCCCCTCTCCGTGCGGCAGTTTGCACGGGGAGGGGCTGGGGGAGGGGCCGCCCGGCCCGGCGATGAACGAATCTCTCCGCGGCAAACCTGTATCGATGAGCCTCCGCTCTCGACCCTCGCAAAAGCACGACGCGCCTGGGCGCAAAACGAGGAGGGGGTGATCCACCCGGATCACCCCCTCCTCCCGTCTCAAGCGACCCGCGCAGCAGGTCAGCCGAAGAGCTTCTTCGCGATGTCCTTGAACATCTCGTGGTCGATGTCCGGACCCAGCGGCGACGTCAGCTGCGGCTCTTCCGGCAGCTCCGGCGGATCAAACCCTTCCGGCGGGCCGTCCTGCACGATCAACTCGCTCCCGTCCTCGGGGTGCGTGCCGTTCCAGATCTGGTTGATCTCGCGGTAGTCGTTGGGGCTGAACCGGTACAGGATCCGGTGCAGACCCTTGGCCTCGTGCGGCCGCGTCTCCGTGAAGCGCTTGTTGCTGATCTCGGGAATGGGAAGCAGCTTGCCCACGTCCACGCCGGTCAGCTTCTCCAGCGCCTTGGCGTACGCCACAATGTGTACGCCGCCGCGCACCAGCAGGTAGCCCAGCATGGCGCGCGAGGTGCGGTCTTCCACCATCTCGTACACGCGGATCTTGTTGGCCCGCGCGCCGCACTCCAGAAAGAAGTTGTGCAGCAGATCCAGCTTCAGGTTGCCGCTGGAAAAGACGTAGCTGCCGTTCCAGGGATTGCCCATGGAGTCCACCGGCAGCGCCGCCTGGCCGCTGGCGATGAAGTGGTAGCTGTTGCGCATGTCCGTGGCGTTGGCCAGCGGCGTGGCGTTCGGATCGCTGCCGCGCTTGGTGGAGCCGGTCAGCAGCAGGTTGATGGTGTACGACACCGCCTCGATGTGGCCGTACTCTTCGGCCGCGATGTTGGCGATCAGGTCGTAGAACGGGCGCATCTTGTCGCGCCCGCGAAAGTTGAAGGACTGAAAGGTGTAGTTCATCAGGGTAGACATCTCCCCGAACTTGCCTCCCAGCAGCTCCTGCACCGCCGCGGCGGCGTTGGGCGAAGCATGCTCCGGATTGGGCAGTTCCAGCGCGAGCTTGTCGATCCGAGTGATCATGGAGAGTCCTTCCCTTGGCGGATGTACGCGGGCCGGTGTGGCCGCGGCGAAAGGAGGGTGCACGTTTGCGGCCATGCCCGGCGCAGCGCCGCGCGGAACGCAACCGCTGATTCTGCTTCTACTTGCAGTGCAGGAGCCCGATCCGGCGCCGTCCAGCCGCGCCGGACCGGTTGCGTTCAGAAGGTGAGGCGCATGGAAACCGCGGTTCCGCCGGCGGGCGCCCGGGACACGGCCACAGGCGCCCGGCTCGACTTCCCACCCGTCGCGATCGCCACGATGCCGCCGATGACCGCGCCCACCCCGGCGCCCGCGACCGCGCCCATCGCCATCCGGTCGTCGGCGTTGAAGTCCAGGAGGCAGTCTTGGCAATCTTCATCGTCGTCGGTCACCGCGAACCGGCCCAGCAGCCCTCCCGCCACCGCCCCGGCGCCGGCCCCGATCAGCACGCCGCCCACCACCCGGCCGGCCCTCACCCGCGACCGTCCCGATTCCCACGCCGCGTCCGTCGCCCGGGCCCCGGACGATACCGCGGGCTGAAGGCTGGCGGAGATCACGGCCGGGGGCGTGTCCATGCGCGTCTGGGCGCCGGCGGGCACCGCGGATGCGGCGCACACGGCAAAGGCGCACGCGGAAAGCAGATAGCGTTTCATGCAGCGAACTCCCGTTTGTGCTCGCTCGCCCGCCGGAAATCGGAGGGCGCTGGCGAATCCCGGTATTCAGGGACGGGGTAAACCTCGGCATCCTTAGTTCCTCCGGCCATCGGTCGATCGGCCTAGTCCGCTTCTCTTGCCGCGCCGAAACGCCGTCCTGGCGGGGCGGGGACGATCCGGAGAAGATGCGAAGTATTGGAATTTCATCCGGAGTCAAACACCATGGCAGCCCCCACTTGCGCACCGGAGCGGAGGATATTACTTTTGGTTGTGAGCCGCCGGGACGGGTTGCTGAACACGAAAACCCGGCGCTTTCTGCCCTCTGGTGTAATTGGCAACACGCCTGACTCTGACTCAGGAAAGTCCAGGTTCGATCCCTGGGGGGGCAACTGGCGAAAGGCCCGGACCGCACACGCGGTCCGGGCCTTTCTGCATTCCCTCTGCATCCGCCGCGCCTCTGGAAAGCAGCGGCCGGTACAAATGACGTCGCGAGCTGCGAGGGCGGAAATCCGTCCCGCGAAATCGTTCGCCTGCAACGTGGACCAGTGGTAGGTTCACTGCGCAGAACCCGGTTCGCCGCATCTTGTTTCATCTTCCCGCGACTCCGGACGCGGCGGATCAAAGCGTATTCCCCTGATCCGCCGGGAACGCCCGCTTCTCCGCGGGCTGCAGCCATCCACCCGTCATCCCGCCCGCCAGGCCATCTCCGGCCCGGCACGGCTTGGTCACCGCATCCGCACAGAAAACGCCATGTCCCCATTCGCCCGACTGTCCCTGCTGGCGGCCTGCCTGTCGCTGGCGGCGTGCGCGGACCAGACGCCGACCGCCTCGCCCGAGACGGACGAGGCCGTAACGCTCGCCGGCGTACGGTGCACCCTGAGCGCGGACCAGTCCAGCGCCACCTGCGGCGCCCCCGCCGGCCGCGGCGATGTGATCCTGGACGGCGACGGGCCGTACGTGCAGATCGCCATGACGGAAGTCACCCGCCAGAACGGCGTGCTGACGGCCAACGTCACCCTGAAGAACCTGACCAACAAGGTCCTGGGCTTCGACGGCACGGAGCACAAGGGCGTCTACGTGTACATGCGCACCCCGCCCACCAACGGCGTGGTGTGGATCGACCCGCGCGGCACCGCCACCTTCGGCTCCGACGTGGCGCGCCCGTACGAGAAGTTCACGAGCGATCTGGCTCCCGGCGCCACCTCGCGCGCGCAGGAGTGGAGCTTCGCGCTGAACGGGGCCACCACCTTTACGCTGGACCTGATGGTGGCCACGCGCGTTCCGCAGGAGTTCGGAAGCATCGCGGCCGACCTGGACAGCATCTTTACCGCCGTGGGGCGCGCGGACGTGCTCACGGCGCAGGGGCTGAACCCCTACGGCTTCCCGGTGGCGGCGCCGCTGCGCTGGACCAGCCGCAACCCGGCCGTGCTGCGGGTGGACGCGGCCACGGGCACGCTCCAGCCCGTGACCCCGGGGCTCACCTGGGTCGTCGTGCAGCACGCGGCTGACCGCGGATTTGCCGCCGACTCCGTGCGGGTGCGCGCCAACCCCGCGGGTCCGTTCACCACCGCCGTCACCTCGGGTGACAACCAGGCCGGCGCGCCGGGCCAGCCGCTGGCCAGCCCGCTGCGCGTGCGCATCACCGACGCCAACGGGGCGCCCATCCCGGGCGTGGTGGCGCGCTGGCGCATTCTGGGCAGCACCGGCGGAAGCCTGTTGAACGTCACCACGGTGACCAACGCCAATGGTGAGGTGGAGGCGTCGTGGACCCTGGGCAGCGGTGCCGACTCAGTGGAAGTGATCGCCCCGTCCGCCGCCTCGCAGAACCGCGTGGTCTTTCACGCGCAGATCATTACCGCCACCCGCGGCTTTACCCGCGTGTGGACCGGCGCCGTTTCCGACGTGTGGGAAACGGCCGGCAACTGGGCCCCGGCGGGCGTCCCCACCGTGCTGGACAGTGTGGTGGTGCCGGTGACGGCGCGCTCCCCCCGGGCCTCGGTGGTCACGCAGGTGCGCCGCCTGGTAGTGAACACCGGTGCCACGCTGGAGCTGAACACCCGCATGTCGGTGCGCTCGGACGCCCTGGTGAGCGGGCAGGTGACGGGCACCGGCGTCGTGCGGATGAACGCCGACACCAGTTCCGTGCGCTACCAATCCTCGGTCGGCTACGTGGCCCGGATCTCGGGGCGCTTTCCCGAACTGGAGGTCGCGACCAGCGTCGCGCAACCCAGGCTGTCGGGCAACGTGCTGGTCGCGCGCGACATCCGGCTCGTGAGCGCGCGGCTGATTCTGGGCGGAAACGACCTGCGGGTGGCGGGCGACGCCTACATCCAGGGCGGTTTCGTGGGCGGGCCGGGGTCCACGGGCGCGGACTCACTCGACGTACGGGGCAACGTTTTCGTGAGCGCGGGCGGGATCGGCGGCGAGCTCGGAGTGCTGCTCGTGGGCGGCGACATTCTGCAGACGGGCGGAAGCGTCCGTCCCCTGAACGCCCACGTGACGGTTCTGAACGGGCCGGCGCAGCAGCGCGTGAACCTGATCGACTCGCGCGAAGGCGACGGCAACCGGCTGGTGAACCTGCGTATTGAAAACACGGGCGGGCTGCGGGTGGACCAGAACCTTCACGTCATCATCGTGGACGTGCTCAACGGCGCGCCCATCACCGGGTCGGATACGCTGTCCACGCGCAACCGGCTCAAGACCAACGGGCTGGTGAACCTGCCCGGCCTGGTGATCGGCACCACCGGCGGCGCCACGCTGACCGTTTTCCCCGGATCGTACCAGGTGCTCCGGACCCACTTCGGGGGCGGCATCATCCCCGCGCTCCCGTACCAGAACCTCACGGTGGGCAACACGACGGCGGGCGCTAATCTGCGCATCATGGGCGACTTCCGCGTGGAGGGGACGTTCAACACCAACGGGTACTCCGTGGTGGTGGACGGCACCTACACCGTGGCGCCGGGCGGCAGCGTCGTGGGCACCGTCACCCACAACTGACGGCGCTCCGGGGCCGGGGAGGGTGCCGCCCCCCATGACGCCGGATCAGCAGTCTGAATGACGAAAAGGGCCCGGGCCGCGTCTGCGGTCCGGGCCTTTTTTCCTCCCCCGCTCTGGTGAGACCGGGCGTGCGGGGACGCACCCGCATCGCCGAAGCCGCCGCCGCTTCCGTTCAGCCCTGGCGGGTGGTCATCGCGTCCCCGGGCGCATCCGCTCCATCCCGCGCCGCACGTCCCCCGCGGCCCGGCAGACGCGCGCCCGGTGGAACGGTCCTCGCAAGAGCCGCCCGCCCACGCATGGCGGGGGAGGACGCGATGGGATGGATGGCGAGATACATCGACGCGCTGCCGGTGAGCGCGAGAGACCGGCTGATCCAGGCGCAGGAGTGGTGTCTGGCCTCGGTGGTGCAGCCTGACGGCTCGCGGTGCCTGGTGGGCCACGCCGAAGACTGGCGCGCGCTCGCCGTGCAGCCCGGCGACTGGCGCCGGTGGATGGACGACGAGGCGGGTGGCGCGGAATGCGCCCCGGCGAACGATGCGCGGGCGCGCGAACTGGAGGAGGTGTGCAGCCCGTACTTCTTTGCCTTCCGCCGCGCGCACCCGGCGGACATGCCGGTGTACCGCGACCGCGTGGCGCGCTGGGGCCTCGCCTCCGAGGCGCGCATCGGCGCGCGCTTCGACCGGCTGTGCGCGCGCCGCGGGCTGGCTTGTGCCATCCGCATGGTCAAGCGGCGCGCGGCCGCCGGTGTCCCCATCCACGCGCCGCCGCCCGCGTCCCCGCGCGGCGTTCCGGCCGCGCACTGACCGGTCGTGCGCCCGTCTGGATGCGGATCGTCGGGCTGGGCAGGATGATCGACGCCGGCGTGGAGAATCGGCGCCCGGAGAAACGTGGTGCCGAGCGAAACGTCACGGTTGCGCGGCTTCGCGGATGCCGCGGTGGATGATCCGCGGACGCGCCTCTCCGGATGCAGAACGGCCCCTCCTCCGCGGCGCGGGAGAGGGGCCGTTTTCCATCCGCCGCGCGGGTCAGGGCAGCCGCGGGCCGCCGTGGCGCGCAAAGTACTGCGCGTTCTTTTCGATGCTGTCCATCACGCGGTTGGGGTGCACGTCGCGCGAAAGCTCGTCCAGTTCCGGATCGACTGCATCCTCAATCCCCATCTTTTCCGCCATCGCGGCGACCAGCGCCAGCGTGCGGGTGATCTCGTGCTCCGCCAGCAGGCTTACCTGAAGGTCCAGGTCGGCGCGCTTGTCGGCCAGCTCCGCCATCCGGTTCTGGCTGATAAGCACGAAGGTGCTGATGAAGATGGCTTCGACGGACGCCACCATCGCCAGAATCACGAAGCTGGGGTCGAACTTGGGCAGCCCGGGAATCCACCCCGTGTTCGCCAGGATCCACGAGCCGAAGATGGCCAGGTGCATGTAGACGAACGGCATGCTCCCGGCGAAGCGCGTAAATCCGTCCGCGATGCGCTCCGAGCGGGTCTTGGCCCGCTCCTCCTCCGCGCGGCGCTCCAGCAGCGCGCGGACGTTGCGCTCCACCACGCGCGCCATGGACCGGCGTCCGCGCGGCGGATACGTGGGGGTGTCCGGAGAGGACGGTTCGGGTTGGTTCAGGTACTCTGCCATGGCACCCCGCACGGGCAAGAGGCAAGCCACGCCCGCCGCAACCCGCTGGCGCCGCGCTACTTCGGCGCGTCTCCGCCGGGCATGCGCGCGCGCAGGTAGCTGTCCAGCTGCGCGTCGGGCACGCCGTACACCTGCTCGCTCAGAAAGCGGCGCGTCTCCACCTCGTTGTGCGTCACCTGCCGCAGCATGTGGCTCAGGCTTTCCAGCGAAAAGCCCACGCGGCGCGCGGCATCCGCCAGCCGGCGGTAGGCATCCCGCCGCGCGGCCTGCTCTTCGGGCGTTTCCGCCTCGTCCCACGGTTCACGCATCATCCGTCATCCTCCCCGCGATCGAACCACCAGGTCCAGCACCACCGCGCGCACCCCGTCCACCACGAACTGCGTGCCGATCACCATCACCAGAAGCCCCATGATGCGCTCGATCACGTTGATCCCCGTGGTGCCCAGCCGCCGCACCAGCAGCGGCGCCAAGCCCAGCACCACCCAGGCAATCAGCAGCACCACCACGATGGCGGCGTAGACGATCAGCCGCTTGGGCATCGTGTCCGCCTGGGCCAGCAGGGTGATGACGGTGGTGATGGCGCCCGGCCCGGCCAGCAGCGGAATGCCGAGCGGGATGATCCCCACGTCCTCCTTCTGCCCGCCCTCTTCCTCTTCCTCCTCCGTGGTGCGCGTGCGCGACCGGCGGGCCTGCAGCATCTCCAGCCCGATGCCGAACAGGATGATGCCGCCGGTGATGCGGAACGCCTCGGTGGTGATGCCGAACAGGCGGAAGATGGCCGTGCCCAGCAGCCCGAAGACGGTCAGGACGACGAGCGCCGTCACCAGCGCGCGGCGCAGCACGGCGGCGCGGTGGGCCGGCTCGTAGTGCGCGGTGTTGCTGATGTAGATGGGGATGGCCGCGACGGGGTCCACCATCACCAGGATGGAGCTTACCGCCAGCAGGGTAAAACCGAACAGTTCCGGCATGCCGCTCCGCGTGGTTGGGGCCCGAACGCCAATCTTCGCTTCCGCGCGGCGGAGAGCAAGACTGTTGGCGGTACGGACGAGTCGCGAGGCCGTTGCCACCTTCCCCGTGCCCGCGATAGCTTCGCCGCCATGCACGATTCCGCACTCGCCGCCCGCTACGACGCGCTCTGGAACGCCGCCGCCCCGGAGGTGCGCGCGGGCCGCGCCGCGCTCGATGCGTGGGCGGCGCGCAAGGACGATGACCATCGCCGCGGCGTCACGCTCCTGGCCCGCCCCTCGGATTCCGTCACGCGCGAACTTTGCGCGCTGATGGATGAACTGCGCGCGCTGGAGCCGGACCAGTACTACCATCCGCCCGCGGACCTGCACATCACCGTGCTTTCCCTGATCTCCGCGACGGTGGACTACGAGGAGCGGATGCATCAGGTGGATGGATTCCGCGCCGCCGTCGCCGAGGCGGTCGGCCGCGCGGCGCACTTCACCATCGACGCCGCGGGCGTGACGCTTTCCCCCGCCGCGGTGCTGGCCCGGGGCTTTCCGCGTGACGACGCGCTGGAGCGCCTGCGCGCGGGGCTGCGGGAGTCGCTGGCCGCGCGCGGGCTGGCCGGCGGGCTGGACGCGCGCTACCGCCTGCGGACCGCGCACACCACGATGGTACGCTTCACTGCCCCCCTGCGCGATCCCGCCCGCTTCGTCGACGCGCTCCAGTCCGCCCGCCAGCGCCCGTTCGGCGCGACGATCGTGGCCACGCTGGAACTGACGCTCAGCGACTGGTACCAGTCCGCCGGCCGCACCCGCCTGCTCGCCGCCTTCCCCCTCCCCGCCGCGCCGCCAGCCTGACCGCCATCGCGCGGCGACGAGCACAATCCGCCGCCCTCCGCACCGGACTGGGGTGTGCTCCCTCTCCCACGTCCGTTTGTGGGAGAGGGTCGTCGCGCGGAGCGCGCGGGGTGAGGGCCCCCGCCGGCGGCCACCCCCACTGCCCGTTCCGCACCATCGTTCTCCCATCCGCTCGTCGTCAAAACGAAAAAACGCATCCGGCGTACCGGATGCGCTTCCGTTTCCCATCCACCCGCCCGCTCAGCCGATGTCCACCAGCGTGAGCCGAAAGGTGAGCTGCTTGCCCGCAAGGTCGTGGTTGGCGTCCAGCAGCACCACGTCGTCGCGCACCTCCGCCACGGTCACCACAAAGGTGTTCTGCCCGTCGCTCATCTGCAGCT
Above is a window of Longimicrobium terrae DNA encoding:
- a CDS encoding MarC family protein is translated as MPELFGFTLLAVSSILVMVDPVAAIPIYISNTAHYEPAHRAAVLRRALVTALVVLTVFGLLGTAIFRLFGITTEAFRITGGIILFGIGLEMLQARRSRTRTTEEEEEEGGQKEDVGIIPLGIPLLAGPGAITTVITLLAQADTMPKRLIVYAAIVVVLLIAWVVLGLAPLLVRRLGTTGINVIERIMGLLVMVIGTQFVVDGVRAVVLDLVVRSRGG
- a CDS encoding Ig-like domain-containing protein → MSPFARLSLLAACLSLAACADQTPTASPETDEAVTLAGVRCTLSADQSSATCGAPAGRGDVILDGDGPYVQIAMTEVTRQNGVLTANVTLKNLTNKVLGFDGTEHKGVYVYMRTPPTNGVVWIDPRGTATFGSDVARPYEKFTSDLAPGATSRAQEWSFALNGATTFTLDLMVATRVPQEFGSIAADLDSIFTAVGRADVLTAQGLNPYGFPVAAPLRWTSRNPAVLRVDAATGTLQPVTPGLTWVVVQHAADRGFAADSVRVRANPAGPFTTAVTSGDNQAGAPGQPLASPLRVRITDANGAPIPGVVARWRILGSTGGSLLNVTTVTNANGEVEASWTLGSGADSVEVIAPSAASQNRVVFHAQIITATRGFTRVWTGAVSDVWETAGNWAPAGVPTVLDSVVVPVTARSPRASVVTQVRRLVVNTGATLELNTRMSVRSDALVSGQVTGTGVVRMNADTSSVRYQSSVGYVARISGRFPELEVATSVAQPRLSGNVLVARDIRLVSARLILGGNDLRVAGDAYIQGGFVGGPGSTGADSLDVRGNVFVSAGGIGGELGVLLVGGDILQTGGSVRPLNAHVTVLNGPAQQRVNLIDSREGDGNRLVNLRIENTGGLRVDQNLHVIIVDVLNGAPITGSDTLSTRNRLKTNGLVNLPGLVIGTTGGATLTVFPGSYQVLRTHFGGGIIPALPYQNLTVGNTTAGANLRIMGDFRVEGTFNTNGYSVVVDGTYTVAPGGSVVGTVTHN
- a CDS encoding DUF1003 domain-containing protein, with the protein product MARVVERNVRALLERRAEEERAKTRSERIADGFTRFAGSMPFVYMHLAIFGSWILANTGWIPGLPKFDPSFVILAMVASVEAIFISTFVLISQNRMAELADKRADLDLQVSLLAEHEITRTLALVAAMAEKMGIEDAVDPELDELSRDVHPNRVMDSIEKNAQYFARHGGPRLP
- a CDS encoding manganese catalase family protein — protein: MITRIDKLALELPNPEHASPNAAAAVQELLGGKFGEMSTLMNYTFQSFNFRGRDKMRPFYDLIANIAAEEYGHIEAVSYTINLLLTGSTKRGSDPNATPLANATDMRNSYHFIASGQAALPVDSMGNPWNGSYVFSSGNLKLDLLHNFFLECGARANKIRVYEMVEDRTSRAMLGYLLVRGGVHIVAYAKALEKLTGVDVGKLLPIPEISNKRFTETRPHEAKGLHRILYRFSPNDYREINQIWNGTHPEDGSELIVQDGPPEGFDPPELPEEPQLTSPLGPDIDHEMFKDIAKKLFG